Proteins encoded together in one Lycium ferocissimum isolate CSIRO_LF1 unplaced genomic scaffold, AGI_CSIRO_Lferr_CH_V1 ctg9399, whole genome shotgun sequence window:
- the LOC132046096 gene encoding uncharacterized protein LOC132046096, whose translation MGLVIPSKEKKNILIAVDYVSKWVEAIPLPTNDANVVEKEHFTRFGTPRAIISDEGTHLKNKLLNNLLAKYRVRHKVVTGYQPQTSVRTSYETPILTSPIRLVFGKACHLPFELANKAYWEIKKLNLYMDATGEKRMLQSYDLDEFHFNAYENAKLYKERTNRWHDKHIQHYGFELGQLVLLYNSRLRLF comes from the exons ATGGGGCTAGTCATACcatcaaaggaaaaaaagaatattcTTATAGCAGTTGATTATGTGTCGAAGTGGGTGGAAGCAATTCCACTCCCTACCAATGATGCTAATGTGgttgaaaaagaacatttcaCGCGTTTTGGGACCCCAAGGGCCATTATAAGTGATGAAGGTACACACTTAAAAAACAAACTCTTGAACAATTTGTTGGCAAAATATAGAGTAAGGCACAAGGTGGTTACTGGATATCAACCTCAAACTAGTGTCAG GACTTCTTACGAAACCCCTATTTTAACCTCTCCAATTAGGCTGGTTTTTGGTAAGGCATGTCATCTACCTTTTGAGCTTGCGAATAAGGCGTATTGGGAAATCAAGAAGCTCAATTTGTATATGGACGCAACCGGTGAAAAGAGGATGTTGCAATCATATGATCTTGATGAGTTCCACTTTAATGCATACGAGAATGCAAAATTATACAAGGAGAGGACCAATAGATGGCATGACAAACACATTCAACATTATGGTTTTGAGCTTGGGCAATTGGTGTTGTTATACAATTCAAGGCTCAGGTTATTTTGA